A stretch of the Capsicum annuum cultivar UCD-10X-F1 chromosome 8, UCD10Xv1.1, whole genome shotgun sequence genome encodes the following:
- the LOC124886381 gene encoding uncharacterized protein LOC124886381 isoform X1: protein MCDGIILLRKYILRHKNTKEIKAQVLRQTCLLSRSPGYSSAIVRMPVTMSKSIGKQIDVAAREGTSKTPPIQANQSEAQAEYVLETSSTPEELRRRRTAPSETPINATDQDLRNAVQLLSRIVVGQAQGQAIPTTGSSGANRAASLRTQDFLKLDPPTFTESDISENPQDFIDQIQRALDVMHISSEETVELAAYRFKGKAIFWYEDWKRSRGINAPSATWKEFKEAFLDHYLPFDIRQAHADQFLNLLLGNMSVKEYSLRFNSLSRYAPNVVATMDDRVH, encoded by the exons ATGTGTGATGGGATTATCCTATTGAGGAAATACATATTAAGACACAAAaataccaaggaaatcaag gcacaggtgcttcGGCAAACATGCCTCCTCAGTAGGAGCCCAGGATATTcatctgctattg taaggATGCCGGTTACGATGAGTAAGAGTATAGGAAAGCAAATAGATGTGGCTGCCAGAGAAGGAACTAGCAAGACACCACCTatacaagctaatcaaagtgaggctcaagctgagtatgtattagaaacttcttccactccagaagagctaagaaggagGAGAACCGCACCCTCAGAgacacctattaatgctactgatcaagatcttagaaatgcggTGCAACTTTTATCTCGTATAGTTGTTGgacaagctcaagggcaagccattcctactacaggttctagtggtgcaaATAGAGCAGCTAGCCTTAGGACGCAAGACTTTCTTAAGTTGGATCCTCCCACCTTCACCGAATCAGATATTAGTGAAAACCCACAGGACTtcattgatcaaatccaaagggctctagatgttATGCATATATCAAGTGAAGAGACAGTTGAGTTAGCAGCATATAGATTTAAAGggaaggctatattttggtacgaagactggaaacgatctagagGTATCAATGCACcctcagctacttggaaagagttcaaagaggcatttcttgatcattaccttccattcgATATTCGACAGGCCCATGcagatcagttcttgaatcttctcctagggaatatgagcgtgaaggagtacaGCCTCCGATTTAACtccttgtctaggtatgctcctaatgttgtagctactatggatgatagagttcattga
- the LOC124886381 gene encoding uncharacterized protein LOC124886381 isoform X2, with amino-acid sequence MPVTMSKSIGKQIDVAAREGTSKTPPIQANQSEAQAEYVLETSSTPEELRRRRTAPSETPINATDQDLRNAVQLLSRIVVGQAQGQAIPTTGSSGANRAASLRTQDFLKLDPPTFTESDISENPQDFIDQIQRALDVMHISSEETVELAAYRFKGKAIFWYEDWKRSRGINAPSATWKEFKEAFLDHYLPFDIRQAHADQFLNLLLGNMSVKEYSLRFNSLSRYAPNVVATMDDRVH; translated from the coding sequence ATGCCGGTTACGATGAGTAAGAGTATAGGAAAGCAAATAGATGTGGCTGCCAGAGAAGGAACTAGCAAGACACCACCTatacaagctaatcaaagtgaggctcaagctgagtatgtattagaaacttcttccactccagaagagctaagaaggagGAGAACCGCACCCTCAGAgacacctattaatgctactgatcaagatcttagaaatgcggTGCAACTTTTATCTCGTATAGTTGTTGgacaagctcaagggcaagccattcctactacaggttctagtggtgcaaATAGAGCAGCTAGCCTTAGGACGCAAGACTTTCTTAAGTTGGATCCTCCCACCTTCACCGAATCAGATATTAGTGAAAACCCACAGGACTtcattgatcaaatccaaagggctctagatgttATGCATATATCAAGTGAAGAGACAGTTGAGTTAGCAGCATATAGATTTAAAGggaaggctatattttggtacgaagactggaaacgatctagagGTATCAATGCACcctcagctacttggaaagagttcaaagaggcatttcttgatcattaccttccattcgATATTCGACAGGCCCATGcagatcagttcttgaatcttctcctagggaatatgagcgtgaaggagtacaGCCTCCGATTTAACtccttgtctaggtatgctcctaatgttgtagctactatggatgatagagttcattga